In the Sandaracinus amylolyticus genome, GTCTCGCCGCCGCCGCACCTTCACCTCTCGTACGCGGAGAACGAGTGGGCGGTCGGCGCGTACCTCGGCGTCTCGCACGGCACGAGCGTCTCGTGGCCCTCGGCGCCCGACGCGTGGTGGGGGCGCTTCGAGGCGATGAGCACGAACCTCCTCGTGTTCCGCGCCGCGCCGTTCTTCTCGCTGCGGCTCGGCGGCGAGCACGGCCTCCTGCGCGACTTCCCGGACATCCGGCTCTCGATCGGCGCCCACGTCGACACCGCGCGCGCCGAGACCCGCCGCCAGCTCGACTTCATCGACGTCGAGGGCTCGGTGCACGTGCTGATGTGGGGCGCGGGCGTGGGCGGCGATGCCTCGATCTTCTGGCAGGCGACCCCGGAATTCGCGCTCGGCGCCTCGTACAAGAGCCGCACCTGGATGCGCGCGACGGGCGACGCCGACTTCACGGTGCCGCCGCCGTTCCTCGGCCGCGCGCCGGACCAGCACGCGTCGACCGAGCTCGTGATCCCGGATCGCCTGACCTTCGGCGCGGCGTGGCAGCAGCGCGAGTTCGGCGTGTTCGCCGACGTGGGCTGGACCGCGTGGAGCGTGCGCGACCGGCAGCGCGTCGACTTCGAGCGCGAGACCACGACCGACAGCGACGTGCCGCAGAATTGGCGCGACACCTGGGTGTTCCGGCTCGGCGGCGAGGTCACGCCGATCGACTGGTTCCACGCGCGGGCGGGCCTCTTCTACGACATGGAGGCGTCGCCCCCCGACACGCTGGGACCGGCGTCGCCCGACATGGCGCGCTTCGGCGTGACGCTCGGCATGGGCTTCGACGTGACCCGCGAGATCGGGATCGACGCGAGCTACTCGTACGTGACGTTCATCGGCCGCGAGTCGACCAGCCAGGACGCGCCGCTGGCGCGCTACTGGGGCGATCTGCACGTGGTCTCGTTCACGGCGCGGCTGGCGGTGGACCCGACGCCCGAGCCGCCGGTGGTGGAAGAGATCGTGACCGACGTTCGCCCGGCGGAGCCGGTGGTCGCCCCGGAAGAGACCGCCCCGCCGCCGGTCGTCGAGGAAGCGCCCCCGGTCGAGACGCCGGAGGAGCTGGCGCCGCCGCCCGCGACCGAGACGACGACCGAAGCGCCGGCCGCGCCGCGTCGTCAGCGCGCACGCTGACCGAACGGTCGCGTTACTTCCGGGCTCTCAGGACGCCGTGCGAGACGTGTCTCGCACGGCGTTTTTGCGTGTTTCGCGGGGATTTCGCGCTCGGCAGCGCGTCGCCGGGCAGTGTCAGTGAGAGCGGATTGACACGCTGAGGCTACAATGTAGGGCTCCCCGTTGACGGGCTCTCGTCGGCTGCGCAAGGCTCGTACACCTGTCGAATATTCGGCGGTTCGAGCTCGAGGAGGCTGAATGAGCACCCGTTGTTTCGCTGCGGCTCTCCTAGCCCTCACAAATTTAGTTCCAGCCGGATGCACCTCGGAGGGTGGTCCCACCGGCGTCCACGACGACGCGCTCGTCGAGACCCCGGTCGACACCTTCGCGGCGGTCGCCCAGGCGAACCACCCCGAGGGCGCCGGGGCCTACGGCGTCTGGTACGACGCGACCCACAACACGTTCGGCACCCCGTCGCGCAGCACGCTCGCCGGCGCCCCCGCGATGCGCATCGACGACGGCGGGTTCGCGAACGGCGTGTACGCCATCTATCGCGCCGCCATCCCGGCCGACGGCACCTACCAGCTCTCGGTGCCGGTCCAGGTGGTCGAGACCGGCGCGACGTCGACGAACGGCATCCGCGCGTTCCAGGTCGGCGTCGCGGTCGGCGCCGGCGCGGTGCACCGCGGGCCGAACCCGAGCGCGCTGCCGGGGCTCGGCGTGTCCGCGAGCTACACGGGCCTGACCACCGCCGACGACACCGCGCGTGGCCCCCAGACGCTCGTGACCGGCGAGTTCGACGCCCACGCGGGCGACGACGTGCTCATCGCCTTCGGCACCGACGTGACGAGCGGCACCTGGAGCGCGGGGTCGGCGACCTGGGGCGGTCACGTCCTGGTCGGCGCGATCACGCTGCTCTCGACGGCGCCCTCGGACGGCTCGATCGTCGCCGACGACGACGAGGGCGCGCCCGAGTTCACCCAGCAGGGCGCGTGGACGGTCAGCAGCGGCGTCGGGCACGCGGGCGGGCACTACCGCTTCGCGTCGACCGGCAACGCGACGAGCACCGCGACGTGGGAAGCGGTGGTCGAGCCCGGCTACTACGACGTGCACGTGACCTACCGCGCGGGCTCGAACCGCGCGACGGCCGCGCACTACACGATCGAGTCGAACGGCACGAGCGTCTCGACCTCGGTCAACCAGCGCACGCGCGATCAGCAGTGGGTCTACGTCGGCGGGGTCGACGCGTCGGCGACCGGCGTGGTGCGGGTGACGCTCTCGGCCGCGCAGAGCCTGCCCTCGGGCTCGGTGGTGATCGCCGATGCGGTGCGCCTCGTCCCCGGCGTCGCGCCCGGCGTCGACGAGCCCGAGATGCGCGTCGCGGCGGTCACCGTGTTCGATGGCCTCTCGGACGTCGGTGCGATCCAGTCGATCGTCGACGAGATCGCGGCCCATCGGTACAACGCGATCGCCGTCCACACGCGCTACCGCGGCGACGCGACGTACATCCCGAACCGCGCCGACGCGACGTATCCGAACGCCGAGCCGCGCAGCGCGCTCGTCGGCGACGTCGACGTGCTCGCGGAATTCGTCGCGCGCGCGCATCCCCGCGGCCTGAAGGTCTTCGCGTACGTGAACACGCACCTCGTCACCGAGGGCGCGGCGTCGCCGAGCGCTCCCGGGCACGTGGTGAACGCGCACCCCGAGTGGCGAACCTACGCGTACAACGGCGGCGCTCCGGTCGTGCAGACGCCGGCGCACGACCCCGAGGGGATGTGGCTCGAGCCCGCCCTGCCCGAGGTGCGCGAGTACCTCGCGGACATCGTCGGCGACATCGCGACGAACTACGAGATCGACGGCGTCATCCTCGATCGCATCCGGTACCCGCAGACCGCGTTCACCCGCGAGAACCGGGACTTCGGCTACCACCCCGAGGCGATCGAGCGCTTCAACCGTCGGTTCCGCCGCGAGGGCGTGCCGAGCCCGCGCGATGCGGACTGGATCGCGTTCCGCCAGGAGGCGATCACCGACACGGTCGCGGCGATCCACCGCCGTCTCGAGCGGATCGACGGCGATCTGATCCTGCTCGCGTACCCGCTCGGCCGGCTCAACGACGCGCTCCAGTTCAACTACCAGGACTGGCCGACGTGGATGACCGAGGGCGCGATCGACGGCGTGCTCCCGCAGATCTACACCGCGGACAACGCGGCGTTCGCGACGAGCCTCGCGGCGCACGCGGACGCGTACGGCGGGGATCGCCTGCTCGGCGTGACGCTCGATGCGTTCCGGCCGGGCGTGGACCTCGCGGGGCAGATCGAGACCGCACGGCTCGCCGGGTTCGCGGGCAGCTCGCCGTTCCGCCACGGGACGATGGGTGACCTCGGGTACCTCGAGCAGGCGCGCGCGGCGTGGCCCGGCACCGCGGAGTGGCCGGCGATGCCGTGGAAGAACGCGCGCGTCGAGCGACTCGACCACCACGGCGTGTGCGCCGACGACCTGACGCGCCGCCGGTTCCGGGTGCGGAACCCGAACGCGTGGTCGATCCCGGTGGAGTGGCGCGTCGTCGGGACGAGCGACGAGGGCGTGTACTTCGCGCCCCCGGGTGACTCGTTCTACGAGGTCGCCGGGGATCGCTGGCTGCCGAGCGTGTCGCTGCTGACGTGGCGGAACGAGCGCGGCCTCCGCCTGACGGCGCCCGCCATCGCCCTGCCGAGGCGCTGCCGCTGAGCCGCGTGCGACGTGCGGTGTCGGCGTCGCCGGACGCCCACACCGCACGCCGCGGCGGCACCTGCTCGTCCGCGTGTCGGGGAAAACCCGTATTTGGACGTCACCCCACGGTGACAACGTCGCCCCCCGGACGCGGCACCCACGTTCGGTCTTCGCCGAGCAGGCACGACCGACGCGCGACCCGGCCGCTGGAACATTTCTGTTGGAGGTGAGCATGAGACTGCGTCGAGCTTGGTGGAACGTGACCGTGATGGCGGCGCTCGCGTTGCCACTGGTCGCGTGCGGCGACGACGACGGTCCGGTCGACGAGACCGATGCCGCGACGAGCCCGGACGCGGGTCGCACCGATGGCGGCACGCCGCCGATCGACTCGGGCCGCGCCGACGCGGGCGGCGGTGACGCCGGCGGGAGCGACGCCGGCGCCGACGCTTGGGTGCCGGCCGAGGGCCCGGTGGTCACGGCGGCGGATCCGACGAGCGTCGCGCAGGGCTCGGGCGTCGTGCTCGACGGCCTGCGGCTCGCCGATCCGACCGGCGTGACGATCGGCGGGGTCGCGCAGACGGTCTCGGCGAGCACCGCGACGTCGATCACGATCGACGCGGTCGCGGCGACGACCCCGACCGGGACGCAGCCGGTGCTCGTCACGACGGCGGACGGGACGAGCCCGGCGTTCGACGTGACGGTGCTCGAGCCGCTCGCGGTGGTGAGCGCGGCGGGGCCGACCGCGACGTCGGTGGTCGTGACGTTCTCGCGCGAGGTCGACGCCGCGAGCGTCACGGCGGCGCGCTTCACCATCGCGGGGCTCACGGTCAGCGCGGCCAGCGCGTCGGGCGTCATGGTGACGCTGACGACGAGCGCCCAGACGCCCGAGGCGGACTACACGGTGGCGGTCGCGGCCGACGTGACCGACACGTTCGGCAACGCGCTGACCGGCACCGACGAGGCGGCGTTCGTCGGGTTCGAGCCGACGGTGCCGGTGATCACGAACATCGCGCCGATGCACGTCGTGCCGGGCGACTCGGAGCTCACGCTCACCGGAACGAACCTCGCGGGCGCGACGGTGACGATCGGCGGCGCGGCGCAGGTGATCACGAGCAGCAGCGCGACCGAGATCGTGATCGGCGCGGTCTCGGCCAGCACGCCGCTCGGCGCGCAGCCGGTGGTCGCGACCCTCGGGGGCATCGACAGCGCGGCGATGGACGTGCAGGTCGTCGACGCGTTCCGCATCGTGGGCGCGACCGCGACCAACGCGACGACGGTCGAGGTCGAGTTCAACCGCGACGTGCACGCACCGGTGGTCGCGCCGGCGCGCTTCACGATCAGCGGGGGCCTGACGGTGAGCGCAGCGAGCGTGGCGGGCGACACCGTGACGCTGACGACGTCGGCGCAGACCGCGGGCACGACCTACACCCTCGGCGCCGACGAGATGCTGCTCGACACGTTCGGCATCCCGGTGACCGCGGACACCGCGGCGTTCACGGGGTACGTGGCTCCGCCGCCGAGCGACTTCGTGGTCACGCGCGTCGGTGACGGGAGCGCGGCGCTGTCCTCCGCGGCGACCGCGGTGTTCCTCGAGCGCCGCGCGATCTCGGACGGGGCGCTGATCGCGACGCTGCCGATGCCGGTCGCGTCGAGCGGCGCGAGCTTCGCGTTCACGATGAACGGGAGCAATCGCCCCGACGGCGCGCTCTCGCGCTCGCCGGACGGCCGGTTCCTCGCGCTCGCGGGGTACCAGTCGGTCCCCGGCACCGCGACCGTTCAGTCGACGACGCTCCCGCGCGTGGTCGCGGTGGTCAGCGCCGACGACTTCACCACGCCCGCCGGGGTCGACACCTCGACCACGCTGGGCACCACGTTCGCCGGTTCGCCGCCGACCGCAGTGCGCGGCGCCGTCACCGACGGCACGAGCATCTGGGTGAACGGCGGCTTCGGCGGCGTTCACACGACCACGCTCGGCGGCTCGAGCACGACCCAGGTCACCGCGGTGCCGAGCCCGGGCCGCGTGCTCGGGATCTACGGCGGACAGCTCTACACGGTCGCGGGCATGGCGACCACGTCGGCCGCCGGCCTCTGGCAGGTGGGGACCGGCACGCCGACCGCGTCGGGCACGACCTCGACGGTCGTGGCCGAGACCACGACTCCGTACGGATTCGCGGTGCTCGACGTCGATCCCACCGTGCCGGGGGTCGACCGCATCTACCTCGCGGACGACGGCGGCGCGACCGCGGGTGGCGTGAAGCGGTTCCGCCTCGTGAGCGGCACCTGGACCCACGACCCTGCGACCGATCGCTTCCCGGCGGTGGTGCGCTTCCTCGCCTGCATGGTCGTCGGGAGCGACGTCGTGTGCCTCGGCACCCGCGAGAACGCGGTCATCCGGATGACGGACGAGGGTGGCAGCGCTCCGGCGAGCGCGGCCGCGTTCACGACGATCGCCACGCCCGGGACCAACACCGAGTTCCGCGGCATCGCCATCGCTCCCGTTCCCTGAGGTCGCATCACCGAATGAGATACCGAATCGGTCCCTCCTGGTTCCGCGCCTTCCTCCTCGCCGCGTGTCTGACGGCATGCGGCGACGACGACGGATCACTGCTCGACGCCGGTCACGATGCGGGCGCGCCCGACGCAGGCTCGCTCGACGCAGGCGACGATGCGGGCAGTGACGACGATGGAGGGACCGATGGCGGTGCGCTCGACGCGGGCTCGGACGCCGGCTCCGACGCCGGTCCGCACGACGCCGGCCCGCCCGCGCTGCTCGACGTCTCGCACGATCGCGAGCTCCGCGCGATCTGGCTCTCGACCGTGTTCCGCCTCGACTTCCCGTCGGCGGTGGGCATCGGTCCGGCCCAGGCTCGCGCGGAGCTGATCGCGATCGCCGACGTCTGTCGCGCCGCGGGGATCAACGCGATCTTCCTCCAGGTGCGGCCCGAGAGCGACGCGCTCTACGCGTCCACGCTCGAGCCCTGGAGCCGCTTCCTCACCGACGTGCAGGGCGTGGGGCCGGGCTGGGATCCGCTCGGGCTCCTGCTCGAGATCGCGCACGAGCGCGGCATCGAGGTGCACGCCTGGGTGAACCCCTATCGCGCGCTGACGTCGACCTCGGTCGCGACCGCGGCGAGCCACGTCACGCAGCGCTTCCCCGACGCGGCGATCACCTACAACAACGCGGTCGTCATGAACCCCGCCGACGCGGCGGTGCGCGCGCACGTCGTGTCGGTCGTGACCGAGATCGTGCGCGAGTACGACGTCGACGGCGTCGTGTTCGACGACTACTTCTACCCGTACTCCGACGGGACGCCGTTCCCCGACTCCGCGTCGTACCAGGCGTACGTCGACGCGGGAGGCGTGCTGAGCCTCGCGGACTGGCGCCGCGACAACGTGAACCAGCTCGTCTCCGCGGTCTCCGCCGCGATCAAGGCGGAGAAGCCGTGGGTCATGTGGGGCATCGCGCCGTTCGGCATCTATCGCCCCGGCATGCCGCCCGGCGTGACCGGCACCGACGCGTACACCGTGCTCGCCGCGGACTCGGTGCGCTGGATCAGCGAGGGCTGGGTCGACTACCTCGCGCCGCAGCTCTACTGGTCGACGGTCTCGACCGGTCAGCCCTTCGGCGCGCTCGTCTCGTGGTGGGCCGATCTCGCGCCGCCGGGGCGCTTCGTGATCCCGAGCCTCGGGCTCTATCGCACCGGCGCGGAGTGGACGACGACCGAGTTCGAGACCGAGGTCGCGCTCACGCGCGCCGAGCGCCCTCGGACCGCGGGCAACACGTGGTTCCGCTACCAGACGCTCGCGCAGAACACGCGCGGTGAGCGCGCGATGCTCGCCGGCCTCTACGCGACGCCGGCGCGCCCGCCTGCGGTGATCGAGACCGCGGGCGACGTCGTCGAGCCGCCCGTCGTGATGCGCACGGCGGGCAACGTCACGCTCTCGCACCCGAGCCCCACGACGATCCGCGGGTACGCCGTCTACCGCGACGTCGCGGGCAGCTTCGAGATCGATCGCTGGGTCCCCTCGAGCGCTCCCTCCACGTCGCTCGGCCGAGGCCGCTGGGCGATCTCCGCGATCGCGCGCGGCGGCGCGGAGAGCCAGGGCGTCGAGGTGCTCGTCCCTTGAGAAAGGTCCGTCCGATGATCGCTCGCCGGTCTCTGTCTCCTCTCACGTTCCTCGCCTGCGCGATCGCGGTGTGCGCGCACGTCGGGGTCGTGCACGCGCAGGACGCGGATGCGCGCGCGCAGTCGCGCACGCGCTTCGAGCGCGGCGTGCAGCTCCTCGCCGACGCGGCGTACGCCGACGCGGTGCGCGAGCTCGAAGCGGCGCGCTCGCTCTATCCGACCGCGTCGATCCACTTCAACCTCGGCCTCGCGTATCGAGGGACCGGGCGCGCGCGCGACGCGATCGACTCGTTCGAGCGCTTCCTCGCGGCGGTGGGAGCGACCGGCGACCCGGCGCGCGTGGAGGAGGTGAACCGCTATCTGCGCACGCTGCGATCGACGCTGGCGCGGCTGCGCATCCAGGTCTCGCCGCCCGACGCGCGGGTGTCGATCGACGGAGAGCCCGCGGCCGTCGGCACGACCGAGATCGCGCTCGACCCGGGGCGCCACGCGGTCGTCGCGACCGCGCCCGGGCACGCGGAGATGCGCCGCGAGGTCGAGCTCGCGCCCGGCAGCAGCACGACCGAGGTGCTCGCGCTCGAGCGCGTGAGCACGCGCGGCACGCTGGTGCTCGACGTCACGCCCGAGGACGCGTCGGTGAGCCTCGACGGCGCGCCCCGCGGCGCGGGCGACCAGCAGATCGATCTCGACCCCGGCGCGTACACGCTCGCGGTGAGCGCAGGCGGTCGCGACGTGACGCGCGCGTTCTCGATCGCGGCGGGCCAGCGCCTCGGTCTCTCGCTCGAGGTGCCGCAGGGCGGCGAGGACCTCACGTGGCTGTGGGTCGTGCTCGGCGTGGTCGCGGTCGGCGCGGCCGCCGGGGTCACGGCGGCGGTGCTCTACGAGCCCGACGTCCAAGCGCCGCTGATGCCGAACCTCGGGGTCGTCGTGACCGAGCTGGGGGCGCGATGAAGCACGCGATCCATGCCGCGCTCCTCGTCGCGACGCTCGCGTCGTGCACCCAGGCGCGCACCCAGATCATGCTGCGGGTCCGCACCGACATGGCGCAGGGCCCGAGCGCCACGCTCGCCGCGATCCGCATCCGCGTGAGCAACGACGGCGCCGTCACGCCCGCGCACGACCAGCGCTACGCGCTCGGCACCGACGTGATGCTGCCGAGCACGCTCGGCGTGGTGCCCGATGCGCAGCGCGATGCGCTGCTCTCGATCGAGATCGACGCGCTCGGTCCGGGCGACACGCTGCTCTTCACGCACCGCGCGCAGGCGCGCTACGTCGAGGAGCGCACGCTGCTGCTCGACGTGTTCCTCGCGGCGCGCTGTCGCGAGGCGGTCGCGCGCGACTGCGACGACGGACAGACGTGCGGCCCGAACGGCTGCGAGCCGGTGCTGCGCAGCGATCTGCCCGAGTTCGATCCCGACGCGCCCGTGCCCGACGCCGGTGTGATCGGAGACGGCGGCGGCACCGATGCTTGCACCGCGATGTGCAGCGGCGCGTGCGTCGACACCACGACCGACCCGGCGCACTGCGGCGACTGCGGCATGGGGTGCGATCCGCCCGCGAGCCACGGCGAGGCGAGCTGCTTCGAGAGCACGTGCACGTACGCGTGCGAGGCCGGCTACCACGTGTGCGGCGACGACTGCGTGTCGAACCGCTCGCTCTCGACGTGCGGCGACTCGTGCGAGCCGTGCGCCGCGCCGTCGGGCGGCAACGGCGTCGCGTCGTGCGACGGAGCGCGCTGCGGCTTCCGCTGCGACCCCGGCTACCAGCGCACCAGCGATGGATGCGTGCCCGGGCCGAACGTCGAGCCGCCGCGCCCGATCTCGCCGCTCTCGCTGAGCCGCGTGACCTCGCTGCGTCCGACGTTCCGCTGGGCGCTCGCGTCGGGCAGCGACGGCGCGCTGGTGCAGGTCTGCGAGGACCGCGCGTGCGCCCGCATCATCGCGGCCGAAGAGGTCGGCAGCGGCGCCACGAGCCTGCAGCTCGGGGCCGATCTCGCGCTCCCGGCGAGCGGCTCGCGCCGCGTGTACTTCCGGCTCTTCGGGCGCTCCGGCCCCGCGACGGGATCGAGCCCGAGCGTCGTGTGGTCGTTCGAGCTGCCCGCGCGCAGCGCCGAGCACGAGACCGCGTTCGGAACGCTCTACGACGTGAACGCCGACGGCCACTCCGATCTCGCGGTGGGCAGCGAGGGCGACTCGGTCGTGCTCTACACCGGCTCCGACAGCGGCCTCACCCGCGTGACCGGCGCGCTCACGCAGACCGGCGGCTCGCAGTTCGGCGCGGCCGTCGCCGCCGCGGGGGACGTCGACGGCGACGGCTACGCCGATCTCGTGCTCGGCGCGCCCGCCTTCCGGCGCGCGTATCTCTATCGCGGCAGCACGGGCGGCCTCGGCAACACCCCGCTCTCGTTCGTCGGCGCGGCCGCGGCGACCGAGTTCGGCCGCACCGTCGCGCCCGCCGGCGACGTGAACGGCGATGGCTACGCCGACGTGCTCGTCGGCGCGCCGAGCGCGGCGATGGTCGCGCTCTACGTCGGCGCCGCGACGCCCGACTCGAGCGCCGACGTGATGCTCGCGGGGCCGGCGGGATCGCGCTTCGGCGCGTCGCTCTCGTCGCTCGGCGATCTCGACGGCGATGGTCGTCACGAGTTCGCGATCGGCGCGCCGGGAGAGGGCCGCGTGTACCTCTTCCGCGGCGCCGCGACGCTCCCCGCTTCGCTCGCGCAGAGCGACGCGTTCGCGTTCCTCGAGGGCCCGGCGGGCGCGGACTTCGGCGCCGCGATCGCCGGCGCGCTCGACGTGAGCGGCGACGGGCGCCCCGATCTCCTCGTGTCGTCGCCGAGCGCCGGGGCGGGCGAGAGCGGCATCCGGCTCTTCCTCGGCAACACCGAGGGCGGGCTCGAGAACGAGGCCTCGAGCGAGTGGAGCGCGCCCGGCGCGCCCTCGTCGACGACGCAGTTCGGCGCGTCCCTCCACGCCAACGGCGACGTGAACCGCGACGGCTACGACGACTGGGTGGTCGGCGCGCCCGGCGTCGTGCGCGCGTACGTGTTCCGCGGTGGTCCGAGCCCGTCGGCGACCGCGCCCGCCGAGTACTCGTCGAGCGCGGGCTCGCGCTTCGGCGCCGACGTCACGAGCACGGGCGACGTCGACGGAGACGGTCACGACGACACCCTCGTCGGCGCGCCGACGAACCGAGCGTTCCATCTCTATCTCCACACCGCGGCCGGCCTCGCGACGAGCGGCACCTCGTACACCGACGCCGCCACGACCGGCTTCGGCGCCGCGCTGGCCGCGCTCCTGTGGGGCTCCATCGAGGAGGCGTCATGAAGGATCTGCGCAGTCTCTCTCTCGCGCTCTGCGCGCTCACGATGGTCGCGTGCGGTGGTGACGACGACGACGCGCCCGCCGTCGACGGCGGACCGCGCGACTCCGGCGCATCGATCGACGCGGGGCGCGCCGACGGCGGCGCGACGGCGGACGACGATGCGGGCGAGGTCGGTGACGACGCCGCGGTCGTCGACGGCGGGCCCGACGCGACGACCGAGATCCCCGACGCCGGAAGCGACGCGGGCGACACGACGCCGATCCCCGCGCCGCGCCCGATCCTCCCGTGGTCGACGTCGCGCACCAGCTCGCCGACCGTGACGTTCCGATGGGCGCTCACCGCGCCTGCGACCGGCGCCCGCGTCGAGATCTGTCGCGACCCGGCGTGCATCACGGTCATCGAGATGCAGGACGTCGACGGCGAGACGCTGACGACGCTGGTGCCGCCCGATCCGCTCCCCGCCTCGCGCGTCTTCTACTGGCGTCTGACCGGTCGCGCCGGCACGCGCGTCGGCTCGGCGCAGAGCCCGATCTGGTCGTTCAGCGTGCACGGCCGCGCGACCGTGACGGTGAGCTCGACGTGGGGCTCGACCTACGACGTCGACGGTGACGGTCTCGCCGAAGTCCTCGCAGGCGCGCCCGACTCCTCGATCGTCCGGCTGTGGCGTGGTCGCGCGCCGATCGGCACCGCGCCCGCGACGCCGAGCACCGAGATCTCCGGCGCCGCGCCGCTCGAGCTCGGCACCGCGATCGCGAACGGCGGCGACCTGAACGGCGATGGCTTCGGCGACCTCGTGATCGGTGGCGCGGAGAACGCGTACGCGTTCCACGGCGCGAGCGGCTCACTCCCGGCGTCGCTCAACGTCACCGGCGCGAGCACGACCCTCACCGCGCTCGGCGCGCTCACCCAGAGCCGCATCTCGATGGCGGGCGACGTCGATCGCGACGGCTACGCCGATCTCGTCGTCGGCGATCCGTCGATGCGCCGCGTCCTCCTGTTCCGCGGCAGCGCGAGCGGGCTCGAGACCACGGGCACGCCGATCACGAGCGGAGCCGCCGGGTTCGGGCGCAGCGTCGCGGGCAGCTGCGACGTGAACGCCGACGGCCACGCCGATCTGATCGTCGGCGCCGACGAGGCGGCCTTCGTGCTGCTCGGCGCCGCGAGCGACGTCGGCGACGAGCGCATCACGCTCACGCCCGGCCCGACCAGCGCGGGCTTCGGCGCGTCGGTCGCGTGCGCGGGCGACATCAACGGCGACGGCCATCCCGACGTGCTCGTCGGCGCGCCGATCGACCACGCGGCGTTCGTCTACGGCGGCAACGCGAGCGGTGTCGGCGTCACCGCCGTCGCGGCGCTGCGCAAGCAGCCGGGCGTTCCGAGCGGCGGCGGCACGGCGCACGGCGAGGGCTTCGGCACGATGGTCGCGGCGGCCGGCGACGTGAACGGCGACGAGTACGGAGACGTGGTGATCGTCGCGCCCGAGCTGGTCGCGGGCGTCACCACCTTCGTCGGCTACGCGTTCGTCTTCCACGGATCGGCGGGCGGGCTGCCGATCACCCCCACCGCCGCATCGACGACGCACCAGCGCGCGTTCGGCTCGACGCCCGTCGAGAACCGCATCGCGGCGTCGCGCCTCGCGGGCGACGTCGACGGTGACGGCATCGACGAGGTCGTGAGCGGGATGCCGTTCCGCGGCGGCGGCGCGGGCGGGCTGCAGCTCAACCAGGGTGCGCAGACCACCGGTGTCCCGTCCGCCCCGATGTGGTTGATCGAAGGCGGAGTGACCACCGGGCTCGGCACGAGCGTCGCGTGGGTGTGGGGACGAACGTGGGCGCGAGGAACGTGAGTGACGTCTCGGATCGCGCCGGGTCTTGTCGGGATCACCCCCTACAGGGAAGCCGCCCGAGCGGGGTACCGTCGTCGGCGATGCCTCAGCTCGCAGTGGGCACGTCTGCCGCTCCATCGATCGCCGTGGCGTCGAGGGGCGGAGCAGGGAGCAGAGCATTGGGCACCCTGATCGAGTCCAGAGGACGTCGCTTCGGGCGCTACGTGCTGCTCGGCCATCTCGCCGACGGCGGGATGGCGAGCGTCTATCTCGCCCAGCTCCGCGGCAACAACCAGTTCGCG is a window encoding:
- a CDS encoding OmpP1/FadL family transporter, which encodes MTRTSLRTLALVAALLLATLPAPRARAGGFEVPDQSAVAGATGGAGTARRDDPSAAFYNPAALADGRGFRGGLGILLAVPNISIEHLEGDMETSSTVSGVSPPPHLHLSYAENEWAVGAYLGVSHGTSVSWPSAPDAWWGRFEAMSTNLLVFRAAPFFSLRLGGEHGLLRDFPDIRLSIGAHVDTARAETRRQLDFIDVEGSVHVLMWGAGVGGDASIFWQATPEFALGASYKSRTWMRATGDADFTVPPPFLGRAPDQHASTELVIPDRLTFGAAWQQREFGVFADVGWTAWSVRDRQRVDFERETTTDSDVPQNWRDTWVFRLGGEVTPIDWFHARAGLFYDMEASPPDTLGPASPDMARFGVTLGMGFDVTREIGIDASYSYVTFIGRESTSQDAPLARYWGDLHVVSFTARLAVDPTPEPPVVEEIVTDVRPAEPVVAPEETAPPPVVEEAPPVETPEELAPPPATETTTEAPAAPRRQRAR
- a CDS encoding family 10 glycosylhydrolase, producing MRIDDGGFANGVYAIYRAAIPADGTYQLSVPVQVVETGATSTNGIRAFQVGVAVGAGAVHRGPNPSALPGLGVSASYTGLTTADDTARGPQTLVTGEFDAHAGDDVLIAFGTDVTSGTWSAGSATWGGHVLVGAITLLSTAPSDGSIVADDDEGAPEFTQQGAWTVSSGVGHAGGHYRFASTGNATSTATWEAVVEPGYYDVHVTYRAGSNRATAAHYTIESNGTSVSTSVNQRTRDQQWVYVGGVDASATGVVRVTLSAAQSLPSGSVVIADAVRLVPGVAPGVDEPEMRVAAVTVFDGLSDVGAIQSIVDEIAAHRYNAIAVHTRYRGDATYIPNRADATYPNAEPRSALVGDVDVLAEFVARAHPRGLKVFAYVNTHLVTEGAASPSAPGHVVNAHPEWRTYAYNGGAPVVQTPAHDPEGMWLEPALPEVREYLADIVGDIATNYEIDGVILDRIRYPQTAFTRENRDFGYHPEAIERFNRRFRREGVPSPRDADWIAFRQEAITDTVAAIHRRLERIDGDLILLAYPLGRLNDALQFNYQDWPTWMTEGAIDGVLPQIYTADNAAFATSLAAHADAYGGDRLLGVTLDAFRPGVDLAGQIETARLAGFAGSSPFRHGTMGDLGYLEQARAAWPGTAEWPAMPWKNARVERLDHHGVCADDLTRRRFRVRNPNAWSIPVEWRVVGTSDEGVYFAPPGDSFYEVAGDRWLPSVSLLTWRNERGLRLTAPAIALPRRCR
- a CDS encoding Ig-like domain-containing protein; the encoded protein is MRLRRAWWNVTVMAALALPLVACGDDDGPVDETDAATSPDAGRTDGGTPPIDSGRADAGGGDAGGSDAGADAWVPAEGPVVTAADPTSVAQGSGVVLDGLRLADPTGVTIGGVAQTVSASTATSITIDAVAATTPTGTQPVLVTTADGTSPAFDVTVLEPLAVVSAAGPTATSVVVTFSREVDAASVTAARFTIAGLTVSAASASGVMVTLTTSAQTPEADYTVAVAADVTDTFGNALTGTDEAAFVGFEPTVPVITNIAPMHVVPGDSELTLTGTNLAGATVTIGGAAQVITSSSATEIVIGAVSASTPLGAQPVVATLGGIDSAAMDVQVVDAFRIVGATATNATTVEVEFNRDVHAPVVAPARFTISGGLTVSAASVAGDTVTLTTSAQTAGTTYTLGADEMLLDTFGIPVTADTAAFTGYVAPPPSDFVVTRVGDGSAALSSAATAVFLERRAISDGALIATLPMPVASSGASFAFTMNGSNRPDGALSRSPDGRFLALAGYQSVPGTATVQSTTLPRVVAVVSADDFTTPAGVDTSTTLGTTFAGSPPTAVRGAVTDGTSIWVNGGFGGVHTTTLGGSSTTQVTAVPSPGRVLGIYGGQLYTVAGMATTSAAGLWQVGTGTPTASGTTSTVVAETTTPYGFAVLDVDPTVPGVDRIYLADDGGATAGGVKRFRLVSGTWTHDPATDRFPAVVRFLACMVVGSDVVCLGTRENAVIRMTDEGGSAPASAAAFTTIATPGTNTEFRGIAIAPVP
- a CDS encoding glycoside hydrolase family 10 protein; protein product: MRYRIGPSWFRAFLLAACLTACGDDDGSLLDAGHDAGAPDAGSLDAGDDAGSDDDGGTDGGALDAGSDAGSDAGPHDAGPPALLDVSHDRELRAIWLSTVFRLDFPSAVGIGPAQARAELIAIADVCRAAGINAIFLQVRPESDALYASTLEPWSRFLTDVQGVGPGWDPLGLLLEIAHERGIEVHAWVNPYRALTSTSVATAASHVTQRFPDAAITYNNAVVMNPADAAVRAHVVSVVTEIVREYDVDGVVFDDYFYPYSDGTPFPDSASYQAYVDAGGVLSLADWRRDNVNQLVSAVSAAIKAEKPWVMWGIAPFGIYRPGMPPGVTGTDAYTVLAADSVRWISEGWVDYLAPQLYWSTVSTGQPFGALVSWWADLAPPGRFVIPSLGLYRTGAEWTTTEFETEVALTRAERPRTAGNTWFRYQTLAQNTRGERAMLAGLYATPARPPAVIETAGDVVEPPVVMRTAGNVTLSHPSPTTIRGYAVYRDVAGSFEIDRWVPSSAPSTSLGRGRWAISAIARGGAESQGVEVLVP